GAACTTTGTGAACACTTTCATTTGGCTTGGGGAAGTCTTTGAAATCTATTTCGTCGGCCACTGACTCGTTACAATCTTTTGTTTCAACCATTGGAATGATTTTagcatcaatattttcatttatataattcTTGTCCAATGGTGGAACAGTTATTCTCTCGTCCATACACTTTCCTTCCATTGTTTCAATTGTCTTATTATCGCTCATACATATCGATACATTTTCCACTTCGTCCTCCCTCTCTGCACAATCTTTGGTAACGTCGGCTTCTTTTTGACGTAAATTTGAATCCAAATTGTGTACAGGACTGTCTTCTTGGTCAAAGTTTGGAATCGGAGACATAGGTCTAGAGGGtctgagaaataaaaattattcttcaaacGCAATTAGTGATGACTCATAATGCTTCAATTTGACTTTAGAAAGTTTGTGCTTTACCTGACACATGCAGCCTGGTGCAGTCCTTGCTCAATCATACCAGGGTGCAGCGACAACAGAGTCAGTATAGCTGTGCAAAGCGGCTGTACAGGAGACTGataaaatacgatttttctCTCCAACAAGAGTAGCTTGAACAGCAACAGAGCCTTATGGCGAAAATGTAGTATGAAATCCCGAGCAGACAATCCTGTGATTATCAagattataatatacaaataaGAAGAAACCTTTGAAACCCTGGGGAATTGAATTGTCATTGAGAAAGATATCCATAGTTACCAACAAAAACCTGGGGTGGAATCCGACTTTCGGTGCTCATACAAGAATTGAGATGCCGATATGTATCTTCAAGAAGTGACACCTTGCTAAAATCTCCTTCGTCAAAATAGGCGTGCGTTATTAAAGCCATTTTTACTTGGATGTGGCCGTACAATGGCAAtgtgctcaaaacacagacagACTTCTGAACTGTTCCTCTGGTTATATCTGAAGTACGGTTCTTCAATTTCTGGTGAACAGTCAACAGAGACTTGCCGTTAAAAATCGGTCTAAATTAACGAAGCAATAGTCGGGAGTCATTTTAAATAGAACAAGATTTTAACACATCCAATCATCCTCTTACTTTCTTGTGCGACTATTACGATCTGTTTATGATATTTTGGGATCAAATTTATTGCACATTTGATTAGGATTGAACAAGGGTTTACCTCAACTGGTATCTGTCTAAAACAGGATACCCCATAAATTGTGCGTTTCGGATCGCTAAGGCTAGGTAGATGGAAATAAACCGTATCTTCGTCATAGTTATGAGAGCCATCAGGTAGAGCTAGAGTTGGTAAGTACTTCCAGCCAGTGGGACACTCGTTGGGTGCATCAGGAACTAGCGGTGGGTATGAGTATTCGACCTGGAAAAACAAGACTGTCAGAACTGATAGAGGCAAGGTGAAAAGAACGCTTGGattaactttatttttgttcCTTATCTCTTggcttattctttttttttctttttttttttttttttttagtttttttgttattgtaaatattGGATTCGTCTACCTGACATCCTTTCTTGTGGTGAAATCCGACAACAATAACGTGAAGTATCGGTCCCGTTAATTCCGCCATCGTTTATATACGGGTATCGTCTAGTTGGTTCAccttttcaaagtttattgCGCGTTTGTTGTAAAATACGTGGATTTTTTGCTCTCCATTTCAACGATTGTGGGGCTATTGACACCCCCTTTACTGACCACTGACGTGCTGATCGTAGCAGACGAATGACATGCGCCATGCTCTCAACCCCTCATTTTTAACCGAGGATTATGGTCACATCCAGGGTCGACATAGAATTCTGACTCTCTTCTCATTGTGTCTACACGTTTTGGTGACAGCAGATATCTTCGATCAATGCTTTGAGTTGCACATCCAGtaattatgaattattatcagTACTGTTGAcggaagaatttaaaaacgaCTATTCCtggccaaatttttctcatcaatcAATACTCTACGGGACAATGAGTCTGGAGAATTATATTTCAGTTTCTCGAAGTTATAAGAGGCGTAAGAGGCTGTGTTAAGCGATCCCGTAGCTTCATTATCGACGGAGCTGTAACCGTATATATTTAATAGTCTTCAGTTTACGTCAGTATTCAGCTTCATGTATATGATTTacatattgaattttgatttgtttattattaaagGAGAAAAGTCAAGGATGCGTGAGAGTTCGTCTAAGTATTTATTAGACAAAAACTTTTGAATCAAGATTTGAAACGACTGCGCTCGGGGTTCGTGTGTTCGTGCTCGATAACTTCGTTGCCTACATCCAGGGGTAACTTCGTATTCTCAccatattaattttttgacatttggcTTCCTTTCAGGTTATGGAACTATTTTAATCTGCAGATTGTAAATACACGATTTATATGGCGAATACCTCCCATGTATTTTCAATACGTTGACAACTTGGATCAGTGTTTGTAGCTAAAATACGCGACAATGTCCGAAATAGAATGGTATGTATAACGTACACAATTTTTAACAGAAGATAGAATGTTGGATACTATCGGCGGCGCCTCTATTACAAATTTCCAAGACGTATTCCTCACGTTCTATAAATTGGAAACACAGGCGTTTGCTGAATTACTTTCCTTTAGTTTTCGACAACTTAGATTCGTTGATACCCATTTTTTCTGATCACTCTAAGGTCGGCATGTCCATTGAATCAAGGATTACTTCATGTTCCGCACTTGGAAGAGGTGACGGAACACCCTCTAAACCCAATCACAGTCACCGTAAGTAATCGTGCCTCAAGTATTCAGAGTCGATGGCAGACTCCGTGTCAGATTGTCTGTGAAGAATGCGTGTtgattattgaaaatgttgatcaaTAACATTATGCAGATGACAGAAGGTCGAGGAGGGTTCAGACGCGGAACGATACGAAGCTCGAGTACAGGATCTTCGACGGAAACACCAACTCCAACTCACGCTCCTGTGCCAGtaacaaatttgttttcagatCAGCTTCTTAGTCATTCTTCGTTCGATGGTTCTGATCCGCTATCACAATTTGCCAGGCAGGATTTGGACCCATTGTCTAAGATGGCTGCAGACGAAGTATTATAAcaattgaattattcaagttctgtgaaaaatatttgactcgTCTTTTGCCAGTCCGAGGAATAATAGACGTATCTTTTTACAGTGGGATTATTCCGCTAACGTTACGTCTGTAGGTAAAAAGTCTAAAGTTGTCTCCGATGATTTGGCTGAACCTTGGCAAGCTCGACGAGCTGCTATCCTGACAAAGTATACGACATCCGAAAAGTTGTCCATAGTGACCAGCTTCTTACCGGGAGGAGAAAAAGGTTGATTAAATTTGTACTTTCGGGTTCTTCTCtgttgatgtaaaaaaaaaaaatagtcaaacaGTCAGCTATACTTTTATAATGTCAATTCATAGTCATTGTCAAAGTGCAACCTAGCGGTACTATGGTCGATAAGGTCAGAACTAGGCTTGAGCAGCTAGATGATTTCGAGGAGGGATCTGTTAGACAAATGCTGGATTTAACACAACAGGAATATGCGGCACGCATCGAGTTGCTGAACAATGAACTTGTGCAAGCTTGGCACTCAGACCAAAGAGTTAAAGCATTGAAAATCGCGATTCAGGTATTTCAAAGAGATTGCGCAGTGTAATGCTACGTTCATGATTGACCAGGTACTGTTTCTAACTAGATATCCGTTTACAGTGTGCAAAATTGCTTGGCGATACAGCGGCTATGGCTTTTTATCCCAGTAAATTCGTGCTGATCACAGACATTCTTGACATTTTTGGTAAACTTGTTTACGAAAGGCTCAAAATGAAAGCTGAGTATTACAAGTGAGTTTCCTTTCATTTGGCTGCATCTAAATCACCGTTTTGTTTTCACTCAATCAAGTATTGCTCTTTTCTCCTAGACCAGGAAGTAAAGTCGTCACTTGTCTACCGGATAACTTTACCCCTGAAATGGTGCCCGAAAGTGCTAAAGAAACTTGTCGTAATTGGTTTTACAAAATAGCATCCATTAGAGAACTTGTACCACGCCTTTATGTTGAAATGGCTATAATAAAATCGTATAGTTATTTAACTTCGAGGTAAGAATGGCTCTTGTGCTTAGcatgtaatttttgataagAACtggtatttaaatttttttctttacgtaACTTCAGCGAATTTAGCACTGCCTTGTTACGCATAACAC
This is a stretch of genomic DNA from Diprion similis isolate iyDipSimi1 chromosome 9, iyDipSimi1.1, whole genome shotgun sequence. It encodes these proteins:
- the LOC124410411 gene encoding late secretory pathway protein AVL9 homolog, which encodes MAELTGPILHVIVVGFHHKKGCQVEYSYPPLVPDAPNECPTGWKYLPTLALPDGSHNYDEDTVYFHLPSLSDPKRTIYGVSCFRQIPVEKLKNRTSDITRGTVQKSVCVLSTLPLYGHIQVKMALITHAYFDEGDFSKVSLLEDTYRHLNSCMSTESRIPPQVFVGLSARDFILHFRHKALLLFKLLLLERKIVFYQSPVQPLCTAILTLLSLHPGMIEQGLHQAACVRPSRPMSPIPNFDQEDSPVHNLDSNLRQKEADVTKDCAEREDEVENVSICMSDNKTIETMEGKCMDERITVPPLDKNYINENIDAKIIPMVETKDCNESVADEIDFKDFPKPNESVHKVHSINTITLGTGELGNSLPRDTSSDALSDARITNNITQIAHVNPELCGLPLGLFSKGYLCLPYLSLPYLDLLGDVNVRGYIVGATNVLFKQKKQLIDVLVEVETARIEATDPELRRQLHLTTEDLRFADYVVRHVAEPRKDVFFDGVGWEGGDEWIRTQFRVYLLSLLRTSLQQDTRQSDHFNSAFVSAWKNTHNYKIWSSNEKPEINSIDSGHPFAGQLSVQDMKLRLSHTMQNTESGRKLNQAMASTGRAVATTGKAVGGAISQAKGAFSNWWSILTTVQVTDSETRNEEATLECEEIVQNLANESSVGLESPDLPPSQVDTSVATQ